A genome region from Planctomycetia bacterium includes the following:
- a CDS encoding PLP-dependent aminotransferase family protein produces MSRALAQPELISLAAGFVDQATLPLAAVDDAWRSLAADSVEGHAALQYGTTSGYRPLREALLEEQRTSDGNPEAERSLTPEQVIVTSGSNQLLHLLADTLFDPGDIVLCAAPTYFVYLGVTKNLQVRAISVACDDQGLMPDALEDRLREISARGELDRVKAIYVVSYFDNPRSVTLSAERRAAVVGIAKRWSKTRRIYVLEDAAYRKLRYSGDDVPSLRAFDDEGDTVILTQTFSKSFSPGVRIGWGIVPQELMGPLCDQKSNIDFGAPNLNQHLMYRVIESGVCERQVSLLRETYRRKRDAMLAACNEYLAGIEGVHWLNPAGGLYVWLTVAPEIDAGFRGKLFDQALAAGVIYVPGEYSYAPEGEPVAHNTMRLSYGVQSPERIREGIRLLAGAIRQVGS; encoded by the coding sequence ATGTCGCGCGCGTTGGCGCAACCGGAGTTGATTTCGTTGGCAGCCGGCTTCGTCGATCAAGCGACGTTGCCGCTCGCCGCCGTCGACGATGCTTGGCGCTCGCTCGCCGCCGATTCCGTCGAAGGACATGCCGCGTTGCAATACGGAACGACGTCGGGCTACCGTCCGCTGCGCGAAGCGCTGCTGGAAGAGCAACGGACGTCCGACGGCAATCCCGAAGCCGAACGAAGCCTCACGCCGGAACAAGTCATCGTCACGTCGGGCAGCAACCAACTGCTGCATCTCTTGGCCGATACGTTGTTCGATCCGGGCGACATCGTGCTCTGCGCCGCTCCGACTTACTTCGTCTATCTCGGCGTCACGAAGAATCTTCAAGTCCGCGCGATCAGCGTCGCCTGCGACGATCAAGGGCTGATGCCCGACGCGCTCGAAGACCGCCTGCGCGAGATCTCCGCGCGCGGCGAGCTCGATCGCGTGAAAGCGATTTACGTCGTCAGCTATTTCGACAACCCGCGCAGCGTCACGCTTTCGGCCGAACGCCGAGCCGCCGTGGTCGGCATCGCCAAGCGTTGGTCGAAGACGCGGCGCATCTACGTGCTTGAAGACGCGGCCTATCGCAAGTTGCGCTACTCCGGCGACGATGTGCCGAGCTTGCGCGCGTTCGACGACGAAGGGGATACCGTCATCCTGACGCAAACTTTCTCGAAGTCGTTTTCGCCGGGCGTGCGCATCGGCTGGGGAATCGTGCCGCAGGAGTTGATGGGCCCGTTGTGCGATCAGAAGAGCAACATCGATTTCGGCGCGCCGAACTTGAATCAGCACTTGATGTATCGCGTGATCGAAAGCGGAGTTTGCGAGCGACAAGTATCGCTCTTGCGCGAAACTTATCGCCGCAAACGCGACGCGATGCTCGCCGCCTGCAACGAGTATCTGGCCGGGATCGAAGGGGTGCATTGGTTGAATCCGGCCGGTGGTTTGTATGTCTGGCTCACCGTCGCTCCCGAGATCGATGCGGGTTTCCGCGGGAAACTCTTCGATCAGGCGCTCGCCGCCGGCGTGATCTACGTGCCGGGCGAGTATTCGTATGCTCCCGAAGGGGAACCGGTCGCGCACAACACGATGCGGCTGAGCTACGGCGTGCAGTCGCCCGAACGGATCCGCGAAGGGATCCGCTTGCTTGCCGGCGCGATCCGCCAAGTGGGGAGCTAA